From a single Lentisphaera profundi genomic region:
- a CDS encoding sulfatase-like hydrolase/transferase, translating into MIRHFFLTTPLFLMIYLCGFSYIAKAASQSDKPNIILVMSDDQGWGDTAYNGHPFVLTPELDAMAKNSFVLDLFYAGAPVCSPTRASVMTGRTPIRTKVTNHGRYMRPQEITIAHTLKKAGYINGIFGKVHMGSGQVNSPCNPSGMGFDEWIIGLNFFDNNPYLSHKGIIKQRKGKGSVIIMDDAISFLNKNKDKGQPLFTVIWFPSPHDPHVELPEGPSLYDNQHKKHRGYYREITLVDQQLGRLRTELKNMGIAKNTILWYCSDNGGLNEKTSGGRKKKGSIYEGGLRVPSIIEWPAHKIKGRSSVAMSTCDMYPTLLAMAGIELSPLHPLDGIDVSGIIMGTEDERKKPIGFWHNFQSGQGTWSDKILKAIMKKQKAHSPLPHDALRINKDVYDFPQFPEDSVTGHAAWNDWPWKLHRINGTKFELYNLQDDPMETRDLSRNDQHKQRLASMKKELDLWMRSVIRSLNGKDYK; encoded by the coding sequence ATGATTCGACATTTCTTTTTAACGACACCCTTATTTTTGATGATCTACTTATGCGGATTTTCTTACATTGCAAAAGCGGCCAGCCAATCTGATAAGCCCAATATTATTCTTGTCATGTCTGATGATCAAGGATGGGGTGATACCGCGTATAATGGTCACCCATTTGTACTAACGCCAGAACTTGATGCCATGGCTAAAAACTCTTTCGTACTTGATCTCTTTTATGCTGGTGCACCTGTGTGCTCTCCAACTCGCGCCAGTGTGATGACCGGTCGAACTCCGATACGAACAAAAGTCACCAATCATGGACGCTACATGCGCCCTCAGGAAATAACGATTGCCCATACTTTGAAAAAAGCTGGTTATATCAATGGCATCTTTGGTAAGGTTCACATGGGCTCTGGACAAGTCAATTCACCCTGCAATCCTTCTGGCATGGGCTTTGATGAATGGATTATTGGTCTCAACTTTTTTGATAATAATCCCTACTTAAGTCACAAGGGAATTATCAAACAACGCAAGGGCAAAGGCTCCGTTATCATTATGGATGATGCCATTTCCTTCCTAAACAAAAATAAAGATAAGGGTCAGCCTCTATTCACGGTCATCTGGTTTCCATCTCCTCACGATCCGCACGTCGAGCTACCTGAAGGGCCCAGCCTCTACGATAATCAACATAAAAAACATCGCGGTTATTATAGAGAAATCACTTTAGTCGATCAACAGCTAGGTCGTCTACGCACTGAACTCAAAAATATGGGCATTGCCAAAAATACTATCCTTTGGTACTGCAGTGATAATGGAGGACTCAATGAAAAAACTTCTGGTGGGCGTAAGAAGAAAGGCAGTATTTACGAAGGTGGCTTACGCGTGCCGAGCATTATTGAATGGCCTGCACATAAAATCAAGGGCCGCTCATCAGTAGCGATGTCAACTTGTGATATGTATCCAACTCTATTGGCTATGGCGGGAATAGAATTAAGTCCCCTACATCCATTAGATGGAATTGATGTCAGCGGTATTATTATGGGCACAGAAGACGAACGTAAAAAGCCCATAGGTTTTTGGCATAACTTTCAGTCGGGTCAAGGCACCTGGAGCGACAAGATTCTAAAAGCGATCATGAAAAAACAAAAAGCCCATAGCCCACTCCCACACGATGCTTTGCGAATCAATAAAGATGTCTATGACTTCCCACAATTCCCTGAAGACTCCGTAACAGGTCACGCCGCGTGGAACGACTGGCCATGGAAACTCCATCGCATTAATGGCACGAAATTTGAACTCTATAATTTACAAGATGATCCCATGGAGACTAGAGATTTATCTCGAAATGATCAACATAAGCAGCGCCTTGCAAGTATGAAAAAAGAGCTAGACTTGTGGATGCGTTCCGTCATCAGAAGCCTCAATGGCAAGGATTATAAATAA
- a CDS encoding polyprenol monophosphomannose synthase — MISIILPTYKEAENLRVLLPQIHQVLQSERHEIIVVDDNSKDGSEELCKQLARELPLRFIKRRTERGLATAVLAGFDQAKGDYLFCMDADLSHPPEVLLKLHHELKKGVQFALASRYISGASIQEGWGFLRHINSLLPTYLTKSLTSIKDPMSGFFGLPRETYLKQRSSYKPLGYKIALELIVKLQIKVIEIPFTFQHRFKGSSKLNMKQRLLFLIHLSQLYRHHLNLKPSNKLHFSKAHPHK, encoded by the coding sequence ATGATTTCCATTATCCTACCCACTTATAAAGAGGCCGAAAACCTAAGGGTTTTACTGCCTCAGATTCATCAAGTTCTCCAATCCGAGCGCCATGAAATCATCGTGGTCGATGATAACTCAAAAGATGGTAGCGAAGAACTCTGTAAGCAGCTCGCTCGTGAGCTGCCACTACGCTTTATCAAACGTCGTACTGAACGTGGCTTGGCCACTGCGGTCCTCGCAGGTTTTGATCAGGCCAAAGGTGACTACTTATTTTGTATGGATGCCGACTTATCCCATCCTCCCGAAGTCTTACTTAAACTTCATCATGAACTCAAAAAAGGCGTACAATTTGCTTTGGCTTCCCGTTATATTTCAGGTGCTTCCATTCAAGAGGGCTGGGGATTCTTACGGCACATCAATTCACTTCTTCCCACTTACTTAACAAAGTCACTCACAAGTATCAAAGATCCCATGTCCGGATTTTTCGGCCTGCCTCGCGAAACTTACCTCAAGCAACGCTCTAGCTATAAGCCACTCGGTTATAAAATTGCTCTCGAACTCATTGTGAAACTGCAAATCAAAGTCATTGAAATCCCCTTTACTTTCCAACATCGCTTTAAAGGTTCTAGCAAATTGAACATGAAACAACGCCTCCTCTTTTTAATTCATTTGAGTCAACTCTATCGCCATCACCTGAACTTAAAACCCAGTAATAAGTTACACTTTTCTAAAGCCCATCCACATAAATAA
- a CDS encoding DUF6797 domain-containing protein translates to MKSHHSNPCDSYVKKGFFSFTILALLLLLGGSLFALDNKHLEMNYGPLISSSIDAPYPEGNVTKKGLVIRLDNKIFPATGTPVGKGRAIRASRKLTNPDLPPLYKYQRERSVGYLITVPKGEYAITLHFAEIKRKASGERVFDIKLQDQVMETDFDVLARAGFEIPLDLVYKNIACPDGHIKLDFVQKSTRSTPAIAGISIVGKDFTKKINCGGKKFDDFEADWSTKEYLEDPYTSGMLFDTELLRYSAAWSYGLMKFRGTVYDGSHGSYPEISGDQAFGTSVIPGWIPANQKLAFDPRDQASGPLPQAWARFKGFYAFGQQTLLTYDLNGSAVFDLPSTEKISDLSQTFVRDMQVTALKQPYRQVLLESILPAQIKGSIATITADDQTLLVGIKASSTVKLSSVKLDSGRYALLVSLPAHTALNYKIMFSLSSEHEPFKTQLEKSILKQASDFEKMTLGGEKRWDQSISTQGLINKDSTQTFAVDEITLPVENPWQSWMRPAAFDFFDDGKSLALSTWSGDIWIAKNLNEKLDNIIWTRYATGLFHPLGIKVIDGLVYVQGRDQITRLHDINKDGEADFYECFNNDVKISTNFHEFSFELHQDPQKNLYFVKGAPVKAGGEGFDTLTKHHGSLMRVSPDGKKLDVIATGFRAPNGMGMSSSGQITVSDNEGNWVPATPINWISEGGFYGVIPTAQAKISPKKRDQVICYIPHSVDNSAGGQAWIPKGSWGPYGGELIHLSYGKAKVFHVLKEEVNGKIQGGVVAFDPAGGFDAGIMRARFNKHDQALYVCGLKGWQTNGVKDGGLYRMRYTQKALCRPIALAAGKNGLRLTFSQALDEVSALDSGNYAIEQWVYQVSEKYGSKHYRVPNKKPWNFESSWLPLDEDLLTQFNQQEFTSEDKRKAALETLLEQAQGQDQVKIKSISISDDKKSVFLEIPAIAPVMQMKIAFKLNDSQGQEVKHEIYNTIHQLGTWSGTPGKAQKTQQLLDEQAGILVKFKHLGQKTTDLRIQRLLALYVKEKSDITPFLDHGPFEAHFDGYIKVDQNKSVEFKLVGKGEVKLSINGITLADYLPIDPNKSYPATLNKGLNKVLLQYKSPSEGDSQLRLLWKSDDWPLEPIPPSSLVYEAAKNTALKTAQQLRTGRQIFAENNCIQCHSSTTINSLKMTRLKLAPPQFESSISHLKADWMRLWISNPHKLKPSSTMPHLLSQLSESEATQTAADIAAYLSPKPSPTVTSAPSYQTSSDHGQELFADLGCASCHDFKQEVEANQISLFYVDQKFAPNSLRDYLIEPGKYKPAGTMPDFNLSSEEATSLASYLRSQASHKVIPQIQGDAAKGKLAYEKFACSKCHNNAADHSGTTLFSTELDFEKAHPNQQFALSTSETQALHNFLASDGRSLNRHSSIEFAQDQVQQLNCLHCHGRDDSPSQWKSPHLDPKDLPPHISFIGEKLKPSHLKDIFKGESTKMRPWMKARMPAFKSRADALAEGLAHEHGFSDLEPQTEIPESKFGLKLLGMNGGFSCIVCHDVGSTKAIAPFGAPGVDLKYSAQRLRYNYYLRWMLNPQRLVKSTPMTRFSNDNKTTFLKDIHSGDAKKQFDDIWNYLQGLTEK, encoded by the coding sequence ATGAAATCTCATCACTCTAACCCATGCGACTCCTACGTAAAAAAAGGCTTCTTTTCCTTTACTATTCTCGCCCTATTACTTTTACTTGGGGGCTCACTTTTTGCGCTCGACAATAAACACCTCGAAATGAATTATGGGCCCCTTATTTCAAGTTCCATTGACGCCCCTTACCCTGAGGGCAATGTCACTAAAAAGGGACTTGTTATACGTTTGGATAATAAGATTTTTCCCGCCACCGGCACCCCCGTCGGTAAGGGCCGTGCGATTCGTGCCTCACGTAAATTAACGAACCCCGATTTACCGCCACTCTATAAATACCAACGCGAACGTTCTGTGGGTTATTTAATCACTGTGCCCAAAGGTGAGTACGCGATCACTTTACATTTTGCCGAAATTAAGCGCAAAGCCTCTGGTGAGCGCGTTTTTGATATTAAGCTACAGGATCAAGTCATGGAAACAGACTTCGATGTATTGGCTCGTGCAGGCTTTGAAATACCCTTGGATTTAGTTTATAAAAATATTGCTTGCCCCGATGGCCACATCAAACTCGACTTCGTCCAAAAATCGACGCGCTCTACCCCCGCAATTGCCGGCATTAGTATTGTCGGCAAAGACTTTACTAAAAAAATCAATTGTGGAGGCAAAAAATTTGATGATTTCGAAGCTGACTGGAGCACCAAAGAATACCTCGAGGACCCCTACACTTCTGGCATGCTTTTTGATACCGAATTATTGCGTTATTCCGCCGCTTGGTCCTATGGTCTGATGAAATTTCGCGGAACGGTCTATGATGGTTCTCATGGTAGCTATCCCGAAATTTCCGGTGATCAAGCTTTCGGGACTTCGGTCATTCCTGGATGGATTCCCGCAAATCAAAAACTTGCCTTTGACCCACGAGATCAAGCTAGTGGCCCTCTGCCCCAAGCATGGGCTCGTTTTAAAGGCTTCTATGCCTTCGGTCAGCAAACTCTACTTACTTATGATTTAAATGGCAGTGCCGTTTTTGACCTGCCTTCCACTGAAAAAATATCTGACTTGAGCCAAACCTTTGTTCGCGATATGCAAGTCACTGCCTTAAAGCAGCCTTACCGCCAAGTCTTATTAGAGAGTATTTTACCGGCTCAAATCAAGGGTTCAATTGCCACCATCACCGCAGATGATCAAACTTTGCTCGTCGGTATCAAAGCTTCAAGTACAGTCAAACTCAGCAGCGTCAAACTCGATTCCGGTCGCTATGCCCTACTTGTCTCGCTCCCTGCTCACACCGCGCTCAACTATAAAATCATGTTCTCGCTTTCTAGTGAGCATGAGCCATTCAAAACACAGCTCGAGAAATCTATTCTCAAGCAAGCTAGCGACTTTGAAAAAATGACTCTCGGTGGAGAAAAACGCTGGGATCAGAGCATTAGTACTCAAGGGCTGATCAATAAAGATAGCACGCAAACTTTTGCGGTAGACGAAATTACCTTGCCCGTAGAGAACCCTTGGCAATCTTGGATGCGCCCCGCCGCTTTCGATTTCTTTGACGATGGCAAAAGCCTCGCCCTATCTACTTGGAGTGGTGATATCTGGATTGCCAAAAACCTCAACGAAAAACTGGATAATATTATTTGGACTCGTTATGCCACGGGACTCTTCCATCCCCTCGGTATTAAAGTCATTGATGGCCTCGTTTACGTCCAAGGACGAGATCAAATCACGCGCCTCCATGATATCAACAAGGATGGTGAAGCAGATTTCTACGAATGCTTCAATAACGATGTCAAAATCTCGACCAACTTCCACGAATTTAGTTTTGAACTGCATCAAGATCCACAAAAAAATCTTTACTTCGTCAAAGGCGCTCCCGTAAAAGCAGGTGGTGAAGGTTTTGATACTTTAACAAAACATCATGGCTCGCTCATGCGAGTCTCGCCTGACGGCAAAAAATTAGATGTCATTGCTACCGGTTTTCGTGCTCCAAATGGCATGGGTATGAGCTCCAGTGGACAAATTACCGTTTCTGATAACGAAGGGAACTGGGTTCCTGCGACTCCCATTAACTGGATAAGTGAAGGCGGATTTTATGGCGTCATCCCCACTGCACAAGCAAAGATCTCTCCCAAAAAACGCGATCAAGTTATCTGCTATATTCCCCATAGTGTCGATAACTCAGCGGGTGGCCAAGCCTGGATTCCCAAAGGCAGCTGGGGTCCTTATGGAGGTGAATTGATTCATCTTTCCTATGGCAAAGCCAAAGTCTTTCACGTACTCAAAGAAGAAGTCAATGGCAAAATCCAAGGCGGCGTGGTCGCTTTTGATCCCGCGGGTGGTTTCGATGCCGGCATCATGCGCGCTCGTTTTAATAAGCACGATCAAGCACTCTACGTATGTGGCCTCAAGGGTTGGCAAACTAATGGCGTTAAAGACGGCGGTTTGTATCGTATGCGCTATACGCAAAAAGCTCTTTGTCGTCCCATTGCTTTAGCTGCGGGAAAAAATGGTTTACGTCTCACGTTTTCTCAAGCACTCGACGAAGTTTCCGCACTCGATTCAGGGAATTACGCCATTGAACAATGGGTTTACCAAGTCTCAGAAAAATATGGTTCCAAGCACTACCGTGTGCCCAATAAAAAGCCTTGGAATTTTGAATCTTCATGGCTTCCACTAGATGAAGACCTCCTCACTCAATTCAATCAGCAAGAATTCACAAGTGAAGATAAGAGAAAAGCCGCACTCGAAACTCTTCTCGAGCAAGCTCAAGGTCAGGATCAAGTCAAAATTAAATCCATTTCAATCTCAGACGACAAGAAATCGGTCTTCCTCGAGATCCCCGCTATTGCACCCGTGATGCAAATGAAAATTGCCTTTAAGCTAAACGATAGCCAAGGCCAAGAAGTCAAGCATGAGATCTACAATACTATCCACCAGCTTGGCACTTGGAGTGGAACTCCTGGCAAAGCGCAAAAGACTCAACAACTGCTAGACGAACAAGCAGGTATTCTCGTCAAATTTAAGCACCTCGGACAAAAAACTACTGATCTCCGCATTCAGCGACTGCTAGCCCTCTATGTCAAAGAAAAAAGCGATATCACTCCCTTCCTTGATCACGGCCCGTTCGAAGCTCATTTCGATGGCTATATAAAAGTGGATCAAAATAAATCCGTGGAATTCAAACTCGTCGGCAAAGGCGAAGTGAAACTCAGCATCAATGGCATTACTCTTGCTGATTATCTGCCCATTGATCCAAATAAGTCTTATCCTGCCACTTTAAATAAAGGCTTAAATAAAGTTCTTTTACAATATAAATCTCCCTCTGAAGGTGATTCTCAGCTACGCCTGCTCTGGAAATCTGATGACTGGCCTCTTGAGCCGATTCCTCCTAGCTCACTTGTTTATGAAGCTGCCAAAAACACGGCTTTAAAAACCGCTCAGCAGCTTCGTACCGGACGTCAAATCTTTGCTGAAAACAACTGTATTCAGTGCCATAGTTCCACCACCATTAATAGCTTAAAAATGACTCGACTAAAACTTGCCCCTCCTCAGTTTGAAAGCTCAATTTCACATCTCAAAGCCGACTGGATGCGTTTATGGATTAGTAATCCCCACAAACTCAAGCCCTCGAGCACCATGCCTCATCTACTTTCTCAACTAAGCGAAAGCGAAGCGACGCAAACGGCTGCGGATATAGCGGCTTATTTGAGTCCTAAACCAAGTCCCACGGTGACTTCAGCGCCAAGCTATCAAACAAGTAGTGATCATGGACAGGAGCTTTTTGCTGATCTCGGCTGTGCTTCCTGCCATGACTTCAAGCAAGAGGTCGAAGCCAATCAAATCTCATTATTTTATGTTGATCAAAAGTTTGCTCCGAATTCACTGCGTGATTACCTAATCGAACCAGGTAAATATAAGCCTGCGGGAACGATGCCTGACTTTAATCTCAGCTCAGAAGAAGCCACTTCGCTTGCAAGCTATTTACGTAGTCAGGCTTCACACAAGGTGATCCCACAAATCCAGGGTGATGCTGCCAAGGGTAAACTCGCCTATGAAAAGTTCGCTTGTAGTAAATGCCATAATAACGCGGCTGATCACTCAGGAACAACTCTTTTCTCCACAGAGTTGGATTTTGAAAAAGCTCACCCGAATCAACAGTTCGCACTCAGTACTAGTGAAACTCAAGCTCTTCATAATTTCCTCGCCAGTGATGGTCGTTCACTCAATCGTCACTCATCAATCGAATTTGCCCAAGATCAAGTCCAGCAATTAAATTGCCTCCATTGTCATGGTCGTGATGATTCCCCGAGTCAGTGGAAATCTCCTCACCTCGATCCCAAAGATTTGCCACCACATATTTCTTTCATTGGTGAAAAACTCAAGCCTTCGCATTTAAAAGATATCTTCAAAGGTGAAAGCACGAAAATGCGTCCTTGGATGAAAGCCCGCATGCCCGCTTTTAAATCTCGCGCCGATGCACTTGCCGAGGGCCTTGCTCATGAGCATGGCTTCTCAGACCTAGAGCCCCAAACTGAAATTCCCGAATCAAAATTCGGACTCAAACTTCTGGGTATGAATGGCGGCTTTTCCTGTATCGTTTGTCACGATGTCGGTTCCACCAAGGCTATTGCTCCCTTCGGTGCCCCAGGTGTCGATCTCAAATACTCGGCTCAACGCTTGCGCTATAATTATTACCTGCGCTGGATGCTCAATCCTCAGCGCTTGGTGAAATCTACTCCCATGACGCGTTTTAGTAATGATAACAAGACCACCTTTTTGAAAGACATTCACTCAGGCGATGCTAAAAAGCAATTCGATGATATCTGGAATTATTTACAGGGGCTAACAGAAAAATGA
- a CDS encoding phospholipid carrier-dependent glycosyltransferase, with translation MYFKIIFIAIFCLAIFSRVHNIDVRPMHGDEANQAYRFQLLHEKSIPIYDARDYHGPTLYYAMRPLAWLSGKDYRELDKSDYRLLTTIFSLLSILLCLAFKDALGSIPTLALAFFMAISPANVFYSTYFIQESLLICFTLAFFACAWHFRQSLIQKNQKNSRLYTIGIGLAIGLMIATKETSVFVFMAFGIALFFFQFKSKIPLKKIKEQQRNLIYAALAMIFVYTLFYSSFGSNPKGVIEPFKAISTHIQRGLGSSDLPKNTTAGAAHTKPFNYYAYLLIGSWTKSFNELAETDINQRSRSPQKIIKSIWRNQPSRPINELFLCALALLGSLFILLKKEDSPLSLFCLIYTLSIFLIYSLIPYKTPWCVLSILLGLYFLAAYAIKVLLVKFSSVKSQVIIFSLLALCSIDLIRQNILLSDLISTKNPYAYAHPVFNIEDLNQQVDDIAFSSDLNYNLPIHFITHDYWPLPWYLRKYNKVAYWDHSRPSTQLSELPIIIYSTENQALSDELASTHTSSLYGLRTATHLNLACRNDLWQQLLKQRENLGPHL, from the coding sequence ATGTATTTTAAAATCATCTTCATTGCCATCTTCTGCTTAGCTATTTTTAGCCGAGTTCATAATATAGATGTTCGCCCAATGCATGGTGATGAAGCGAATCAGGCTTACCGCTTTCAATTACTCCACGAAAAATCTATTCCGATTTATGATGCACGGGATTACCATGGCCCCACGCTCTATTACGCGATGCGTCCCCTCGCATGGCTTTCGGGAAAAGATTACCGCGAGCTCGACAAATCTGATTACCGCCTACTCACCACAATCTTCTCCTTGTTAAGTATTTTACTCTGCCTCGCATTTAAAGATGCCCTCGGATCTATCCCCACTTTGGCCCTCGCCTTTTTCATGGCGATCTCACCCGCCAATGTATTTTATAGCACGTATTTTATCCAAGAGAGCTTACTCATTTGCTTCACCCTCGCTTTTTTCGCTTGCGCTTGGCATTTCAGACAAAGCCTCATCCAAAAAAATCAAAAGAATTCACGGCTTTATACCATTGGCATCGGCTTAGCCATTGGTCTCATGATTGCCACTAAAGAAACTTCCGTTTTTGTTTTCATGGCTTTTGGCATCGCCTTATTCTTCTTCCAATTTAAAAGCAAAATCCCCCTGAAAAAAATCAAGGAACAACAGAGAAACCTGATTTACGCCGCTCTTGCAATGATCTTTGTTTATACACTTTTTTACTCTTCTTTTGGCTCAAATCCCAAAGGAGTCATCGAGCCATTCAAGGCGATAAGCACTCATATCCAGCGCGGTCTTGGCTCAAGTGATTTACCCAAAAACACCACCGCAGGTGCTGCCCATACAAAACCATTTAACTACTACGCATACTTACTCATTGGTTCGTGGACTAAGTCTTTTAATGAATTAGCTGAAACTGATATTAATCAGCGCAGCCGTTCACCGCAAAAGATCATTAAGTCAATCTGGCGTAATCAGCCGAGTCGCCCCATAAACGAGCTATTTCTTTGCGCACTCGCACTTTTAGGCAGCCTTTTTATTCTTCTCAAAAAAGAAGATTCCCCACTCTCCTTATTCTGTCTTATTTATACTCTTTCAATCTTCTTGATTTATAGCCTCATCCCCTATAAAACCCCTTGGTGTGTGCTTTCCATTTTATTGGGTTTATACTTCCTTGCCGCCTATGCCATAAAAGTTTTGCTCGTCAAATTTAGCTCTGTAAAATCCCAAGTCATCATATTTTCGCTCCTTGCTTTGTGTTCGATTGATCTCATCAGGCAAAATATTTTATTAAGTGATCTCATATCCACAAAAAACCCCTATGCTTATGCCCACCCTGTTTTTAATATCGAAGACCTCAATCAACAAGTCGATGACATTGCCTTTTCTTCCGATTTAAATTATAATTTACCTATACATTTTATCACTCATGATTACTGGCCCCTGCCTTGGTACTTAAGAAAATATAATAAGGTAGCTTACTGGGATCATTCACGACCATCTACTCAACTAAGCGAGCTGCCCATTATCATTTATTCCACTGAGAACCAAGCCTTAAGCGATGAGCTAGCTTCTACTCATACGTCTAGCCTCTATGGACTCAGAACGGCCACTCACCTCAATTTAGCTTGCCGAAATGACCTGTGGCAGCAATTACTCAAACAACGTGAAAATCTCGGACCTCATCTATGA
- a CDS encoding HEAT repeat domain-containing protein has translation MKKLLFISLFITSTLTIAQSSQELYQDLSKNMYDVKAQTSFNMRSYNFDKLNAAEQAAHYQAIALGLDAKNSTQLRNYMLTALQICGQQKNIPQLAALLKDKEVVGKASTALATLSDLSADNHKQVSAVAIAALPKATAETVVHLIKLCSNLKIQDQKTLALIMKLSANPKTQQSSFEALANCGHEASAGKLLGSIAEKGYLRSRNLKLTLLLAQNISASKGVILTKKVMQIIKPDEVAFYLQAQSVLLDLGQKQESVLLSDLNKPSIRRAYGAANLLLVSQDQSLQKDALLKRFQDSPNAALLYLIYKRYPTSTELSPLIAQSLNSQDSFLQKQALALVSKLPAEQMIRPLLNRLFASPKNKTLISTIVSLNISISKNLHDAWKLAPSDASKVDLITIFSERRDTASAVFFFDAIASKDKKLRISAIKELKNVVQDDTNQILDLIKTASRSEQRYLINALATDLKLDDNNIALVQKRLALKQSEASLITALGQCDNSKTLALLAPYLKNENIDLRSACVKSLGSMTSLDAGKLLLQACQDKDSKIAILATRAALTLVVNSTANNELKIDFLQQLKLKAPATETQKVDDLLKKLSTPSKKKKRR, from the coding sequence ATGAAAAAACTTTTATTTATTAGCTTGTTTATAACAAGTACACTTACGATCGCTCAGTCGAGTCAAGAACTGTATCAAGACCTCAGCAAAAACATGTACGATGTCAAAGCTCAAACAAGCTTTAATATGCGTTCTTATAATTTCGATAAGTTAAACGCTGCTGAGCAAGCAGCACATTATCAGGCTATAGCTCTTGGCCTCGATGCTAAAAACTCTACTCAGTTAAGAAATTATATGCTGACAGCACTGCAGATTTGCGGCCAGCAAAAAAATATTCCGCAGCTTGCTGCTTTGTTAAAGGATAAAGAAGTTGTTGGCAAGGCCTCCACTGCTTTAGCGACTCTTTCTGATTTGAGCGCTGACAATCATAAACAAGTTTCTGCTGTTGCGATTGCCGCACTTCCCAAAGCTACTGCAGAAACCGTTGTTCATCTCATTAAACTTTGTTCCAATCTCAAAATTCAGGATCAAAAAACTTTAGCGCTGATCATGAAGCTTTCAGCGAACCCCAAAACACAGCAAAGTAGTTTTGAAGCTTTAGCGAACTGTGGTCATGAAGCCAGTGCAGGGAAACTGCTTGGCAGTATTGCTGAGAAGGGGTATTTGCGTTCACGTAACCTCAAGTTAACTTTGCTTCTCGCGCAAAATATCTCAGCTTCTAAAGGGGTTATTTTAACAAAGAAAGTCATGCAAATAATCAAACCAGACGAAGTCGCTTTTTATCTTCAGGCACAGAGCGTGCTCTTGGACCTTGGTCAAAAGCAAGAAAGCGTACTGCTCTCTGATCTCAATAAGCCCAGTATCCGTCGTGCTTATGGCGCCGCTAACCTGCTCTTAGTCAGTCAAGATCAAAGTCTTCAAAAAGACGCTTTACTGAAGCGCTTCCAAGATTCTCCGAACGCCGCTTTATTGTACCTCATCTATAAGCGCTATCCGACGAGTACGGAACTCAGTCCTCTTATTGCTCAGTCACTTAACTCTCAAGACAGCTTTCTCCAGAAGCAAGCTTTAGCCCTTGTCTCAAAGTTACCTGCTGAACAAATGATACGTCCGCTCTTGAACAGATTATTTGCCTCTCCAAAAAATAAAACCTTGATCTCGACCATTGTAAGCTTAAATATCTCCATATCAAAAAACTTACACGATGCCTGGAAGCTGGCCCCAAGTGATGCCAGTAAGGTCGACTTAATCACTATTTTTAGTGAGCGCCGCGATACCGCAAGTGCAGTCTTCTTTTTTGACGCTATTGCATCGAAAGATAAAAAACTCCGTATTAGTGCTATTAAAGAATTAAAAAACGTTGTCCAGGATGATACAAATCAAATTCTCGACCTCATTAAAACAGCCTCTAGAAGCGAGCAACGTTATTTGATCAATGCCTTGGCGACTGATCTAAAACTCGATGATAATAATATTGCCCTTGTGCAAAAAAGACTCGCTCTCAAGCAGAGTGAGGCCTCACTCATTACGGCTTTAGGTCAATGCGATAATAGCAAAACTCTAGCACTCTTAGCTCCCTATCTAAAAAACGAGAATATTGATTTACGTAGTGCTTGCGTCAAATCATTGGGCTCCATGACAAGCCTTGATGCCGGAAAACTACTGCTGCAAGCCTGCCAAGATAAAGACTCGAAAATTGCGATCCTCGCAACGCGTGCTGCACTTACGCTAGTCGTAAACTCTACTGCGAACAATGAGCTTAAAATTGATTTCTTGCAGCAATTGAAGCTGAAGGCTCCTGCTACTGAAACTCAGAAAGTGGATGACTTGCTCAAAAAACTAAGTACTCCGAGCAAGAAAAAGAAACGTAGATAA